The following are from one region of the Clostridium sp. CM027 genome:
- a CDS encoding tyrosine-type recombinase/integrase: protein MRSYLRDQSLRNELLFILGINVGLRISDILKLTFDDAMNFKNMSAKEYVIITEKKTSKTKKFYIGSIVIKLIEGYAATLEEVLPHMYVFCSKKSENKPISRQHAWYILNNAAEMIGLVERDHNGKIISGEIGTHSMRKTFGYHAYTSGTTIELLMEIFNHSSKLQTLKYIGITEDQKKEVYLSSNLG, encoded by the coding sequence ATGAGATCGTATTTAAGAGATCAAAGCCTTCGAAATGAGCTGTTATTTATTCTTGGAATAAATGTTGGACTTAGAATAAGTGATATTTTAAAATTAACATTTGATGATGCCATGAATTTCAAGAACATGAGTGCCAAAGAATATGTAATAATCACAGAAAAGAAAACCTCAAAAACCAAAAAGTTTTACATAGGCTCCATAGTAATTAAACTAATTGAAGGTTATGCGGCTACTTTGGAAGAAGTGCTACCACATATGTATGTGTTTTGTAGTAAGAAATCAGAAAACAAACCAATATCTCGTCAACATGCCTGGTATATATTAAATAATGCTGCTGAAATGATAGGCCTCGTTGAAAGGGACCATAATGGAAAGATAATATCCGGAGAAATCGGGACCCATTCGATGCGCAAAACCTTTGGTTACCATGCTTATACGAGCGGCACCACCATAGAGCTGTTAATGGAGATATTCAATCATTCATCCAAATTACAAACTTTAAAATATATAGGAATAACTGAGGATCAGAAAAAGGAAGTTTATTTGAGTAGCAATTTGGGATGA
- a CDS encoding sigma-70 family RNA polymerase sigma factor produces the protein MFILEILVEKAKNGDRKSLMDIIERYKFLIIKLAASYHIPSYEFEDLVQQGYLSVIKAVNLYKLGSNTFDGYCINSIRTNFKALLKGKIKHYREVPNAEPIEANATATYEFTLEDEVIAYEEVKRLYDALEKLDPYERDIVERFYIFDDSLREIACDGPHSYYHYVRVKNKALKKLRKYI, from the coding sequence GTGTTTATACTGGAAATTTTAGTTGAAAAAGCAAAAAATGGGGATAGAAAATCTTTGATGGACATTATTGAACGGTATAAGTTTTTGATAATTAAGTTAGCTGCAAGTTACCACATACCCTCTTATGAATTTGAAGACCTAGTGCAACAGGGATATCTTTCAGTTATAAAGGCAGTTAATCTTTATAAACTAGGTAGTAATACTTTTGATGGTTACTGTATAAATAGCATCAGAACTAATTTTAAAGCTCTTTTAAAAGGAAAGATAAAACATTATAGAGAAGTGCCAAATGCAGAGCCTATAGAGGCCAATGCCACTGCAACATATGAATTTACCTTAGAGGATGAAGTGATAGCGTACGAGGAAGTTAAAAGGCTATATGATGCCTTAGAAAAGTTAGATCCATATGAGAGAGACATTGTGGAGAGATTCTATATTTTTGATGATAGTCTTCGTGAAATAGCTTGCGATGGTCCGCATAGTTATTATCATTATGTAAGGGTTAAAAATAAAGCGTTAAAGAAGCTTAGAAAATATATTTAA
- a CDS encoding YvrJ family protein, whose protein sequence is MYDVFIKLVNTVGFPISVSVYLLVRFEKKIEDLNKSIADLTIVISTVIGKYEK, encoded by the coding sequence ATGTATGATGTATTTATTAAACTGGTTAATACAGTTGGCTTCCCTATAAGTGTGAGCGTATATCTTTTGGTTAGGTTTGAGAAGAAAATTGAGGATCTCAATAAATCTATCGCAGATTTAACTATAGTTATATCCACCGTTATAGGAAAATACGAAAAATAA
- a CDS encoding DUF1659 domain-containing protein: MAVVSTKVASALKLTMKVGVDIDGNDKFATKTLGNLKVTANDEDIFAIGKAISNIKTYPLFTLDRQDQSSLVME; this comes from the coding sequence ATGGCAGTTGTATCTACAAAGGTAGCAAGCGCACTAAAACTCACTATGAAAGTAGGGGTCGATATCGATGGCAACGACAAATTCGCAACAAAAACATTAGGTAATTTAAAAGTTACTGCAAATGATGAAGACATTTTTGCAATAGGAAAAGCTATATCTAACATTAAAACTTATCCATTATTTACACTAGACAGACAAGATCAATCCAGTTTAGTTATGGAATAG
- a CDS encoding DUF2922 domain-containing protein, translating to MHKLVMRFLTSIEGKYFTLSVDDIKTDENGVPTIKDAEVNALMDLVIAKNIFASANGSLTGKKDAKVITTDTNEIEVA from the coding sequence ATGCATAAATTAGTTATGAGATTTTTAACATCTATAGAAGGTAAGTATTTTACTTTAAGCGTAGATGACATTAAAACTGATGAAAATGGAGTTCCAACTATAAAAGACGCTGAAGTAAATGCTCTTATGGATTTAGTTATTGCAAAGAACATTTTTGCATCAGCGAATGGTAGCTTAACTGGCAAGAAAGATGCTAAAGTAATTACTACTGACACTAATGAAATTGAAGTAGCATAG
- a CDS encoding N-acetylmuramoyl-L-alanine amidase, translating into MSNKIYTHCVDFGHGGTDSGAVGDHSHEADLVMAIGKKVGRILVERGQKVIYTRTTDVYLTLAQRANTANNNGCDTFTSIHANSFSDKSAHGIETFSYPKSSSGAGLSKLVQSELIKATGLTNRGCTTANFGVLRMTSMVAILVETAFISNPTEENLLLSNAYQEKVALAIVKGIFAYLGLNFSGETIVSNNPIISSGKHGIVTAYVLNVRLRANVNSSILGTLNKNEKVKIDNKVGNWYSIFYGNHGGFVSAGYIKLV; encoded by the coding sequence ATGAGTAATAAAATATATACACATTGCGTTGATTTTGGTCACGGAGGAACAGATTCTGGAGCAGTAGGGGATCATTCCCATGAAGCGGACCTTGTTATGGCTATTGGTAAAAAAGTTGGTAGGATACTTGTAGAAAGAGGACAAAAGGTGATATATACAAGAACTACAGATGTCTATTTAACATTAGCACAAAGAGCTAATACCGCGAACAATAATGGTTGTGATACATTTACATCAATTCACGCAAATAGCTTTTCAGATAAATCAGCTCATGGAATAGAAACATTTTCATACCCGAAAAGTTCGAGTGGTGCAGGATTATCTAAACTAGTACAATCGGAATTAATAAAGGCTACAGGATTAACAAATAGAGGGTGCACAACTGCTAATTTTGGTGTGCTTAGAATGACTAGCATGGTTGCTATATTAGTAGAAACTGCATTTATTAGTAATCCAACTGAAGAAAATTTACTATTATCAAATGCTTATCAAGAAAAAGTGGCTTTAGCAATAGTAAAAGGTATATTTGCATACCTCGGATTAAATTTCAGTGGAGAAACTATAGTTTCAAATAATCCAATTATATCTTCTGGAAAGCATGGGATAGTTACTGCATACGTACTTAATGTTAGGTTGAGGGCAAATGTAAATTCCAGTATATTGGGGACACTAAACAAAAATGAAAAAGTTAAAATTGATAATAAGGTAGGTAATTGGTATTCTATATTTTATGGTAATCATGGCGGATTTGTTAGTGCGGGGTATATTAAACTAGTTTAA